A stretch of the Panthera uncia isolate 11264 chromosome E2 unlocalized genomic scaffold, Puncia_PCG_1.0 HiC_scaffold_20, whole genome shotgun sequence genome encodes the following:
- the SNAI3 gene encoding zinc finger protein SNAI3, whose amino-acid sequence MPRSFLVKTHSSHRVSNYRQLETQREINGPCSACRGLAVPLLLPDKAASSTPGDPPLPWDRTSAVCPISLPLPRTEEARGASGPDPLEGSRADLWSGRAPSEPLKDSLNHLNLPLLRVPPTRWPPIPGPDGGQAPGRLQAAPGGLGRPHCHKPCHLRAPRCFTCRFCDKEYASLGALKMHIRTHTLPCLCSVCGKAFSRPWLLQGHIRTHTGEKPYTCSHCGRAFADRSNLRAHLQTHSDTKKYQCKSCARTFSRMSLLARHEESGCRRGP is encoded by the exons ATGCCGCGCTCCTTCCTGGTGAAAACGCACTCCAGCCACAGGGTCTCCAACTACAGGCAGCTGGAGACGCAGAGAG AAATTAATGGCCCCTGTTCTGCCTGCAGGGGGCTGGcggtgcccctcctcctcccagacaAGGCGGCCTCTTCCACCCCTGGCGACCCTCCCCTGCCGTGGGACCGCACCTCTGCCGTCTgccccatctccctgccccttccgCGTACTGAGGAAGCTCGGGGGGCCTCCGGGCCAGACCCCCTGGAAGGCAGCCGGGCGGACCTCTGGAGCGGCCGGGCCCCCAGCGAGCCCCTCAAAGACAGCCTGAACCACCTCAACCTGCCCCTGCTGCGGGTTCCGCCCACACGGTGGCCCCCGATCCCGGGCCCGGACGGGGGCCAGGCTCCAGGCAGACTCCAGGCGGCCCCGGGGGGCCTCGGGCGCCCGCACTGCCACAAGCCCTGCCACCTGCGGGCGCCCCGCTGCTTCACCTGCAGGTTCTGTGACAAGGAGTACGCCAGCCTGGGCGCCCTCAAGATGCACATCCGCACACACACGctgccctgcctctgctctgtcTGCGGCAAGGCCTTCTCCAGGCCCTGGCTGCTGCAGGGCCACATCCGGACCCACACAG GTGAGAAGCCGTACACCTGCTCACACTGCGGCAGGGCCTTCGCCGACCGCTCCAATCTCCGGGCCCACCTGCAGACACACTCGGACACCAAGAAATACCAGTGCAAGAGCTGCGCCAGGACCTTCTCCCGCATGTCGCTCCTGGCGCGGCACGAGGAGTCTGGCTGCCGCCGCGGCCCCTGA